A stretch of the Erpetoichthys calabaricus chromosome 3, fErpCal1.3, whole genome shotgun sequence genome encodes the following:
- the LOC127526935 gene encoding trace amine-associated receptor 13c-like → MEVSQLQENHSVLYCYYSGDVLCIKEIRATSVSVILYLFAAVVVMLTFFGNLVVIISISHFKQLHTPTNILVLSLAVADFFVGLFIMPFMVIQSIETCWYFGNIFCLIYTMLLYILTETSIFNLVMIAIDRYLALCDPLLYSTKITVRVATFSVGLIWFLSLCYTCALLFSNGNTEGIIGLDPCPGDCLVVLNSTWGTLDLVCSFLLPVSIMITLYAKIFVVAKRHIRAISTQQKVFTEKSRNKLAKKSERKAAKTLAIVVAVFILCWLPFYISTILNQFLNLSIPSTIACGFLWLAYINSSLNPIIYAFFYPWFQKSLKLMVTFKIFSTGSSLISLLPEN, encoded by the coding sequence ATGGAAGTGAGCCAGCTGCAAGAGAACCATAGTGTACTGTATTGCTATTATTCTGGAGATGTTTTGTGCATCAAAGAAATTCGTGCAACTTCTGTTTCTGTGATTCTTTACCTTTTTGCTGCTGTGGTGGTGATGCTTACATTTTTTGGGAACCTGGTGGTGATAATTTCAATCTCTCACTTCAAACAGCTTCACACTCCAACAAACATCCTTGTGCTTTCACTAGCTGTGGCAGATTTTTTTGTGGGATTGTTTATTATGCCTTTCATGGTTATTCAGTCAATAGAGACTTGTTGGTATTTTGGAAACATATTTTGTCTAATTTACACAATGCTATTGTATATACTTACTGAAACCTCGATATTTAATCTGGTAATGATAGCTATTGACCGATATCTTGCATTGTGTGATCCATTATTATATTCAACTAAAATTACTGTTCGTGTGGCAACTTTTTCTGTTGGATTAATTTGGTTTTTGTCACTGTGTTATACATGTGCATTATTATTTTCTAATGGAAATACTGAGGGCATTATTGGATTAGATCCCTGTCCTGGGGATTGTCTAGTTGTCCTTAACTCAACTTGGGGGACCCTGGATCTTGTATGTTCATTTCTTTTGCCTGTTTCTATAATGATTACATTATATGCCAAAATTTTTGTGGTTGCAAAACGGCATATTAGGGCAATATCAACACAGCAGAAGGTTTTCACAGAAAAATCTAGAaacaaattagccaaaaaatctGAAAGAAAGGCTGCAAAAACATTAGCAATAGTTGTTGCAGTCTTTATTCTTTGTTGGTTACCATTCTACATAAGTACAATTCTAAACCAGTTTTTAAATTTGTCAATACCTTCTACAATTGCATGTGGATTTTTATGGCTAGCCTACATTAACTCCAGCTTGAATCCAATCATTTATGCCTTTTTTTATCCCTGGTTTCAAAAATCACTCAAACTCATGGTAACTTTTAAGATATTTAGCACAGGCTCATCTCTAATTAGTCTTTTACCTGAAAATTAG